Proteins encoded in a region of the Vicia villosa cultivar HV-30 ecotype Madison, WI linkage group LG5, Vvil1.0, whole genome shotgun sequence genome:
- the LOC131601875 gene encoding ATPase GET3B-like — MAALLRHIFKTQKNSILLRNITTTFNTISSSSLHQTPFILPTLSQVRLIGNAAESVCGFDEMVKGNDRKYYMLGGKGGVGKTSCAASLAVKFANHGHPTVVVSTDPAHSLSDSFAQDLTGGNLVPVEGVSSPLYALEINPDKSMDEFRTAGQKLGGGGAKSLMQSMGLGAIADQLGELKLEELLHTPPPGTDEIIAITKVMQFLESEEYSKFSRIVFDTAPTGHTLRLLSLPEFLDGSVGKLIKMKAKLGSVFNSLLGKEQPQNNPLDKLEKLKERVAKIHDLFHNPDTTEFIIVTIPTIMAISESSRLHASLKKESVPVKRLIINQVLPPTSDCKFCSMKIKDQMRAIETIHNDSELSGLTLFQAPLVDMEIRGVPALKFMGDKLWR, encoded by the exons ATGGCGGCGCTGCTTCGGCACATTTTCAAAACCCAAAAGAACTCCATTCTTCTTCGCAACATCACCACAACCTTCAATACCATCTCCTCCTCTTCGCTCCACCAAACACCTTTCATTCTCCCAACTTTATCTCAAg TGAGACTGATAGGTAATGCAGCAGAAAGTGTTTGTGGATTTGATGAAATGGTGAAAGGGAATGATAGGAAGTATTACATGCTTGGTGGGAAAGGAGGTGTTGGGAAAACAAGCTGTGCTGCTTCTCTTGCTGTCAAATTTGCTAATCATGGACACCCCACTGTCGTGGTTTCAACTGATCCTGCTCATTCATTGAGTGATTCTTTTGCACAG gATTTGACAGGGGGAAATCTTGTTCCGGTTGAAGGAGTGAGTTCTCCGCTATATGCTCTTGAG ATAAACCCTGATAAATCGATGGATGAATTCCGGACGGCTGGTCAAAAACTTGGTGGTGGGGGTGCTAAGAGTTTAATGCAAAGTATGGGACTTGGAGCAATTGCTGACCAG TTAGGGGAACTTAAGCTTGAAGAACTGTTGCACACTCCTCCACCTGGAACAGATGAAATCATTGCAATTACTAAG GTGATGCAATTTCTTGAGTCTGAAGAATATAGTAAGTTCAGTCGGATAGTTTTTGATACAGCACCAACG GGTCATACACTTCGGCTACTGTCATTGCCGGAATTCTTGGATGGATCTGTAGGCAAACTTATTAAG ATGAAGGCGAAATTAGGCTCAGTCTTCAATTCCTTGTTGGGAAAAGAACAACCTCAAAACAATCCT TTAGACAAACTTGAAAAGCTTAAGGAGAGAGTGGCAAAAATACATGATCTTTTCCATAATCCCGACACTACCGAATTTATAATAGTCACAATTCCTACG ATTATGGCAATTAGTGAATCGTCTAGATTACACGCATCCTTGAAGAAAGAAAGTGTGCCTGTTAAAAGACTAATCATTAATCAGGTCTTACCTCCTACCTCGGACTGCAAATTTTGTTCAATGAAAATAAAG GATCAAATGCGCGCAATCGAAACTATCCACAATGATTCCGAACTTTCTGGCTTGACATTATTCCAGGCACCCTTGGTGGATATGGAAATAAGGGGTGTTCCAGCTCTCAAATTCATGGGAGATAAGCTTTGGAGATAA
- the LOC131601873 gene encoding ABC transporter G family member 28 encodes MNKRDRIKKHYGFVVVIVVLFSFSAGPQLVSCQKNAAGGGGGGGGSSGAGFEIFAKELYNSMSNYTNVFKGAIKKELGYCILDVDADWDGAFNFTKDLTFLTMCAQQMKGDITQRMCTAGEIEAYARSFAGGSGKAKGNLLKPNLNCNLSTWLNGCEPGWGCKANMKIDLNSKKKEIPARSVDCQPCCEGFFCPRGITCMIPCPLGSYCPRGELNKTSGICAPYRYQLPPGKDNHSCGGADLWADVASSGEVFCSAGAYCPSTIIHNPCSRGYYCRTGSTAQERCFRLASCEPKSANQNITAYGLLVFAGLCFLLIIIYNCSDQVLATRERRQAKSRERAAASVRETQAREKWKSAKDIAKKHASGLQSQLSRTFSRKKTSKMPDFKGVLPPMGGGASKGKKKDKNNLSKIINDIEQDPDSQEGFNVQIGDKNVKKQAPRGKQLHTQSQIFKYAYGQIEKEKALQEQNKNLTFSGVISMANDIDIRKRPTIEVAFKDLTLTLKGKNKHLLRCVTGKIYPGRVSAVMGPSGAGKTTFLSALTGKATGCHTTGQVLVNGQESSIRSFKRIIGFVPQDDIVHGNLTVEENLWFSARCRLSADLPKEEKVLVVERVIESLGLQAIRDSLVGTVEKRGISGGQRKRVNVGLEMVMEPSLLILDEPTSGLDSSSSQLLLRALRREALEGVNICMVLHQPSYTLFKMFDDFILLAKGGLTVYHGPVNKVEEYFSSMGVVVPDRVNPPDYYIDILEGILKPSASSGVNHKQLPVRWMLHNGYPVPMDMLHTIEGMSAPTNVPTQGGPNPNAKLTAAPSFAGELWQDVKCNVEMKRDNLQLNFLTSNDLSNRTTPGSFTQYKYFLGRVGKQRLREARTQAVDFLILLLAGVCLGTLAKVSDESFGATGYTYTVIAVSLLSKIAALRSFSLDKLHYWRESASGMSSLAYFLSKDTVDHFSTIIKPLVYLSMFYFFNNPRSSFTDNYIVLLCLVYCVTGIAYVLAIFLQPGPAQLWSVLLPVVLTLLATYDNEEGSKYIEFISDLCYTKWALEAFVISNAKRYSGVWLISRCGALHKYGYDLKHWYQCLGLLVVTGIISRMLAFFCMMTFQKK; translated from the exons ATGAACAAAAGAGATAGAATAAAGAAACATTATGGTTTTGTTGTTGTAATTGTTGTATTGTTCAGTTTTAGTGCTGGCCCACAGCTTGTTTCTTGTCAGAAAAATGCTGctggtggtggtggtggcggtGGTGGTAGTTCAGGTGCTGGTTTTGAGATATTTGCTAAGGAATTGTATAATAGTATGTCCAATTATACAAATGTTTTCAAAGGTGCAATCAAGAAAGAGTTGGGTTATTGCATACTGGATGT GGATGCTGATTGGGATGGTGCTTTCAATTTCACCAAAGATCTCACATTTTTGACCATGTGTGCCCAACAAATGAAAG gagataTTACACAAAGGATGTGCACGGCGGGAGAAATAGAAGCATATGCTAGAAGTTTTGCAGGAGGTTCTGGAAAAGCCAAAGGAAACTTATTGAAGCCAAACCTAAACTGTAATTTGAGTACTTGGCTTAATGGATGTGAGCCTGGTTGGGGTTGCAAAGCTAATATGAAAATTGACCTTAATAGTAAGAAGAAGGAAATACCTGCTAGATCTGTTGATTGCCAACCTTGCTGTGAAGGGTTCTTTTGTCCTCGTGGCATCACATGCATGATAC CTTGTCCTTTGGGCTCGTATTGTCCTCGAGGGGAGCTCAATAAAACTAGTGGAATATGCGCACC ATATCGATATCAGTTGCCTCCTGGAAAAGATAACCATAGTTGTGGAGGAGCAGATCTTTGGGCCGACGTTGCAAGTAGTGGCGAGGTTTTCTGTTCAGCAGGAGCATATTGTCCATCTACAATCATACACAATCCTTGCAGTCGAGG GTATTACTGCAGAACAGGTTCTACGGCTCAAGAGA GATGTTTCAGGCTTGCAAGTTGTGAGCCTAAATCGGCAAATCAAAATATTACTGCATATGGTCTCCTGGTTTTT GCCGGCTTGTGTTTTTTGCTGATTATCATATACAACTGTTCCGATCAAGTTCTCGCGACTCGAGAAAGAAGACAGGCGAAATCAAGAGAAAGGGCTGCTGCAAGTGTGAGAGAAACACAAGCGCGAGAAAAATGGAAATCAGCAAAAGACATTGCTAAGAAACATGCATCAGGACTACAATCCCAATTATCGCGTACATTTTCGCGCAAAAAAACATCGAAGATGCCGGATTTTAAAGGTGTGTTACCACCTATGGGAGGTGGTGCATCCAAAGGAAAGAAAAAGGATAAAAACAACCTCTCAAAAATAATAAACGATATTGAGCAAGATCCTGATAGTCAAGAAGGGTTCAATGTACAAATAGGAGATAAGAATGTGAAAAAGCAAGCACCGAGGGGTAAGCAGTTGCATACTCAGAGTCAAATTTTCAAGTACGCATACGGTCAGATCGAAAAGGAAAAGGCATTACAGGAACAAAATAAGAACTTGACATTCTCTGGAGTGATTTCAATGGCTAATGACATTGATATAAGGAAAAGGCCTACGATTGAGGTTGCTTTTAAAGACTTAACACTCACTTTGAAAGGGAAAAACAAACATCTGTTAAGATGTGTGACTGGTAAGATATATCCGGGCCGAGTTTCTGCAGTCATGGGTCCATCTGGGGCTGGTAAGACAACATTTCTTTCTGCTTTAACTGGAAAAGCAACTGGATGCCACACAACTGGTCAAGTTCTTGTAAATGGTCAGGAGTCCTCTATTCGATCATTCAAGAGGATCATTGGCTTTGTTCCACAAGATGATATCGTCCATGGAAATTTGACAGTTGAAGAGAATCTGTGGTTTAGTGCCAGATGCAG ACTCTCGGCTGATCTACCGAAAGAAGAGAAGGTGTTGGTGGTTGAAAGAGTCATTGAATCCTTGGGTCTGCAGGCAATACGAGATTCTTTGGTTGGGACAGTGGAGAAACGAGGAATCTCTGGAGGTCAAAGAAAGAGAGTAAACGTCGGATTAGAAATGGTTATGGAACCTTCTCTTCTAATCCTGGACGAACCTACATCCGGTTTGGACAGTTCATCTTCACAGTTACTGCTTAGAGCACTTAGACGCGAAGCTCTTGAAGGTGTAAACATATGTATGGTCCTTCACCAACCAAG TTACACGTTGTTCAAGATGTTTGACGATTTTATACTGCTAGCTAAAGGAGGTCTTACAGTGTATCATGGACCTGTGAACAAAGTGGAAGAGTACTTCTCTAGCATGGGGGTCGTTGTCCCTGACCGTGTCAACCCTCCCGATTACTACATCGACATTTTAGAAGGAATATTAAAACCAAGTGCGAGTTCAGGAGTGAACCATAAACAACTACCAGTTAGATGGATGCTTCATAACGGATATCCTGTGCCTATGGATATGCTGCATACTATAGAAGGAATGTCTGCTCCAACCAATGTTCCAACACAAGGAGGACCTAACCCTAATGCAAAGCTTACTGCCGCACCTTCTTTTGCCGGAGAACTTTGGCAGGACGTGAAGTGCAACGTTGAGATGAAGAGAGATAATCTTCAACTCAACTTCTTAACTTCAAACGATTTGTCCAATAGGACTACACCAGGATCATTCACACAGTACAAATACTTTCTTGGAAG AGTTGGTAAGCAGCGGTTGCGAGAAGCTAGAACGCAAGCTGTAGATTTTCTGATTCTGCTGCTGGCTGGTGTTTGTTTAGGAACACTTGCCAAAGTGAGCGATGAATCGTTTGGAGCAACGGGTTATACATACACCGTAATTGCAGTAT CACTCCTTTCCAAGATTGCTGCTCTGAGATCGTTCTCATTGGATAAGTTACATTACTGGAGAGAAAGCGCTTCTGGAATGAGTAGTCTCGCTTACTTTCTTTCAAAGGATACAGTTGACCATTTCAGTACAATTATCAAACCTTTGGTTTATCTCTCCATGTTCTATTTCTTCAACAATCCAAGATCATCTTTCACAGATAATTACATTGTTCTACTATGTTTGGTGTATTGTGTCACGGGCATAGCTTATGTGTTGGCAATTTTCCTTCAACCAGGTCCAGCCCAGCTA TGGTCCGTGTTATTACCAGTAGTTTTGACTCTGCTAGCAACTTATGACAATGAAGAAGGTAGCAAATATATCGAATTTATATCTGATCTGTGCTACACCAAGTGGGCTCTTGAAGCATTTGTTATATCAAATGCTAAAAG ATATTCTGGAGTTTGGTTAATAAGCCGATGTGGTGCACTCCACAAATACGGCTATGATCTCAAACATTGGTACCAATGTTTAGGACTCCTTGTTGTGACGGGAATAATTAGTCGCATGCTTGCATTTTTTTGTATGATGACATTCCAGAAGAAATAG